A window of the Gasterosteus aculeatus chromosome 21, fGasAcu3.hap1.1, whole genome shotgun sequence genome harbors these coding sequences:
- the plag1 gene encoding zinc finger protein PLAG1: protein MATGSQGHRDHVLERTRLAEPTGRRRRAEGKPKKNFPCLECQKAFNSLEKLKVHSYSHTGERPYGCSQPDCTKAFVSKYKLLRHMATHSPEKNHKCSYCEKMFHRKDHLKNHLHTHDPYKEAFACQQCGKSYNTKLGFKRHLALHAANSGDLTCQVCLQPFPSTGVLLEHLKTHAGKSSAGTKEKKHRCEHCERRFYTRKDVRRHMVVHTGRKDFLCQYCAQRFGRKDHLTRHVKKSHTRELLRVKTEPADSLEPVVYDSASGGIKGEVMLTPRPQQLHSYAGPGLDAEPFPPPTHAFAFKYPLGSNFTSYAVSSQEREQNLKGELETYLMELQSSMPSSSSAAPQAQIASSKLELEPQGGALQEESEEGTMSKRSTPTAGDPLASCSSLMDFSQLFNFLPLNGPPYNHAGGGGGPGEEPATLVQLPHQPPEGPEAAESQRLPSSFISNLSAPTTLPRFHQAFQ from the exons ATGGCCACAGGAAGCCAGGGCCACCGCGACCACGTCCTGGAGAGAACGCGGCTCGCAGAGCCCACGGGGAGGCGcaggagagcagaggggaagcCCAAGAAGAATTTCCCCTGCCTGGAGTGTCAGAAAGCCTTCAACAGTCTGGAGAAGCTGAAGGTGCACTCGTACTCTCACACGGGAGAAAGACCGTACGGCTGCTCCCAGCCGGACTGCACCAAGGCCTTTGTCTCCAAATACAAGCTGCTACG GCATATGGCAACACACTCGCCAGAAAAAAACCACAAGTGTTCATACTGTGAGAAAATGTTCCACCGCAAGGATCACTTAAAGAATCACCTACACACCCACGACCCCTACAAGGAAGCATTCGCCTGTCAGCAGTGTGGCAAGAGCTACAACACCAAGCTGGGCTTCAAACGCCACCTCGCCCTCCACGCCGCCAACAGCGGAGACCTCACCTGCCAAGTGTGCCTGCAGCCCTTCCCCAGCACCGGGGTCCTTCTGGAACACCTCAAAACCCACGCCGGCAAGTCCTCTGCTGGCACCAAAGAGAAGAAGCATCGCTGCGAGCACTGCGAGCGGCGCTTTTACACCCGTAAAGATGTGCGGCGCCACATGGTGGTGCACACCGGGCGCAAGGACTTCCTCTGCCAGTACTGCGCCCAGCGCTTCGGCAGGAAGGACCACCTGACGCGCCACGTGAAGAAGAGCCACACGCGGGAGCTGCTGAGGGTGAAGACCGAGCCGGCTGACTCGCTGGAGCCCGTGGTCTACGACTCGGCGTCCGGGGGCATCAAGGGCGAGGTAATGCTGACGCCGAGGCCTCAGCAGCTCCACTCGTACGCAGGCCCCGGCCTGGACGCGGagcccttccccccccccacacacgcctTTGCTTTCAAGTACCCACTGGGTTCCAACTTTACCTCATACGCCGTCTCCTCACAGGAGCGCGAGCAGAATCTTAAGGGAGAACTGGAGACGTACCTGATGGAGCTGCAGAGCAGCAtgccgtcctcgtcctctgcaGCCCCCCAAGCCCAGATCGCCTCCTccaagctggagctggagcctcAAGGGGGagcgctgcaggaggagagcgaaGAGGGGACCATGTCTAAAAGGTCCACCCCGACAGCAGGCGACCCTCTGGCATCTTGCTCTTCTCTGATGGACTTCTCACAGCTCTTCAACTTCCTGCCACTCAACGGGCCCCCGTACAACCACgcagggggcggcggggggccgGGCGAAGAGCCCGCCACTCTTGTCCAGCTGCCCCACCAGCCTCCAGAAGGTCCAGAGGCTGCAGAGAGTCAAAggctcccctcctccttcataTCCAACCTGAGCGCCCCCACCACGCTGCCTCGCTTCCACCAAGCCTTCCAGTGA